Below is a window of Halobaculum lipolyticum DNA.
GGGCTCCGCATCCCGCCGGTCAAGCTGTTCGAGGGGGGCGACCCCAACGAGGCCGTCTTCGAGCTGATCCGCTCGAACGTCCGGACGCCCGACGAGCGCCGCGGCGACCTGCGCGCGCAGGAGGCGGCCAACCAGACGGGGTCGCGACGGTTCGTCGAGCTGGTCGAGAAGTACGGCCGGGCGACGGTCGAGGAGGCGCTCGACGAGATCAACGACTACTCCGAGCGCCGGATGCGCGCGGAGATCGCGGAACTCCCCGACGGCACCTACTCGTTCGCGGACGTCCTCGACGACGACGGCGTCGGCAACGAGGACCTCCCCGTGGAGGCGGCCGTGACCATCGACGGCGACGAGGTCGTCGTCGACTTCGAGGGGACCGCGCCGCAGACGGCCGGCCCGATCAACGCCGTCATCGCGGTCACCTCCTCGGCGACGTTCTACGCGGTCCGCTGTGTGACCGACCCGGACATCCCGCCCAACCACGGCTGTTACCGTCCGATCGAGGTCCGCGCGCCCGAGGGGACGATCGTCAATCCGCGGCCGCCGGCGGCGGTCGTCGGCGGCAACCTCGAGACGTCCCAGCGCGTCACCGACGTGGTGCTGGGCGCGTTCGCCGAGGCGGTGCCCGAGCGGGTGACCGGCGCCGGCCAGGGGACGATGAACAACGTCACCTTCGGGGGGACCGACCCCCGCGACGGCTCGCCGTACGCCTTCTACGAGACACAGGGCGGCGGCTTCGGCGGTCGCGCCGGCAAAGACGGGATGGACGGCGTCCACGTCCACATGAGCAACACGATGAACACGCCCGTCGAGGTGCTCGAGACGGCGTATCCGCTCCGGATCGACCGCTACGAACTCCGCGAGGACTCCGGCGGCGCGGGCGAGTTCCGCGGCGGCCTCGGTCTCCGCCGGGACATCACCGTCCGCGGGCACGAGGCGCGGTTCAGCCTCATCGCGGACCGCCGTCGCCACCGCCCGTACGGCGTCGACGGCGGCGACCCCGGCGCGCCCGGCGACGCCGTGCTCTACGGCGGGGCGGCTGGCTCCGGCGACGACGACGGCGCCGGCGAGGACGACGTCGACGCCGCCGCGGACGACGGCACCGACGAGGCTCGCGGGGAGGAGCACCTCCCCGGGAAGACGATCCGGGAACTCCCGCCGGGCGCGACCGTCAGCGTCCGCACGCCGGGCGCCGGCGGCTACGGTCCCGTCGAGGAGCGGGACCCGGAGGCGGTCCGCCGTGACGTCCGCCTCGGGAAGGTCTCGCCGGCGGCCGCCCGCGAGGAGTACGGCGTCGACGTCGACGGCGACGAGGAGGGGGACGCCGATGGATGAGCGCCGGACGGACGGCCGCCCCGTCGCGGGACGGTGTGCCGGTCACGCTACGGCTCCTCCCGCACGCGCTCGTGGCGTCGACGGGGTACGTCCTGTTCGCCGTCGCGGCGCTCCCGGACCTGCTGTCGGCGCGGCTCGGGATCGGTCCGTCCGCGTTCGGCCTGTTGACCAGCGCGCCGCTGGGCGCGTTCGTGCTCGTCCAGCCGCTCGCCTCGCGACTGAGCGACCGGCGGCCGACGGCGGTCGTCCTGCTGTGGGCGGCGGCGGTCCACGTCGCGCTCGCGGCGGCGCTGGATCTGGCCGAGGGCTTCGCGACGCTGCTGGCGCTCCGGTTCGCGTGGGGACTGGTCGCGGGGCTGGTCCTCTCGGTCGGCGCGACCCACGTCGCGCGGCTGCGACGTGGACCCGGCTCGACGCTGGAGCAGGGCGTCTTCGGCGGGATGCTGACGCTGGGGGGCGCCGCGGCGTTCCTGCTCGCCGGCCCGGTCGTCGCGGCGACCGGCGGGCCGGGGCTGCACGCCGTCGGGATCGTCCCCGGCGTCGTGGCGCTCGCCTGTGGCCTGCGGAACCGGGGGGACCGGCGCACCGCACCGCGGGTCTCGTCGAACGCGCAGGCGTCGGACGACTCCGGCACGTCGACGGACGGCCCGGGCGGGCGGTCGGCCCGGGAGACGCTGGCGACGGTCACGAACCCGACCGTGCTCGTGGCCGCGCTGTCGTACGTCGCGGTCATCGGCTCGTACGTCACGCTGTCGACGTTCGTCACCTCGTACTTCGGGGAACTGGGCGTGCTCGGGCCGCTGAACGCGTTGGTGTTGGTCGGGGCGACGGCCGGCAGGGTCGCCGGCGGCGTCGCCGGCTGGCGGTTCCCCGGGAGCGACGCGACGTTCGTCGTGGTGTCGGTCGCGGCCGCCGCCGCGGGCTTCGCCGCGCTGGCGAGCGGTCCCGGGGGGCGGCTGCTGGTCGCGCTCCCGTTCGCGACGATGGTCGCCCTCTCGGTCCCGTTCGGGGCGGTGTTCGACCTCGCCGCCGGCGCGACCGAGGCGGAGGGCGTCGCCCTCGCGGCGGTCGTCGCCGCGGGCAACGTCGCCGCGCTCGTGTTGCCGCCGGTCGCGGGCGCGCTCCGGGAGACGACTGGTGGGTACGCGGGCGTCTTCGGGATGCTCGCGCTCCTCAACGGAGTGACGGCGGTCTGTGCGGTCGCGCTGGCCGGCGGACGGCACGCGGAGGGGGGACGGTGAACTCATGACACAGCACTCGACTCGATACGGACGGATCAACGGAGGTGAATCGCGTGGTCTCGACCGGGCTGCTTGACGCGCTCACGACGGGACTGGTCACCGGGAGCATCATCGCCGCCGGGGCGCTGGGGCTGTCGCTGATCTACAGCATCGCGGAGGTCCCGAACTTCGCCCACGGCGACATGATCACGATCGGCGCGTACCTCGCGCTGGTGTTCAACAAGCCGGCCGCGATCCCGTTCCTGCCGGACTCGGTGCCGCTCGTCGGCACCACCTCGCTGGCGGTCGCGGGCGTCCTCGCGGTCGGCCTCGGGGCGACGTTCAGCGCCGGCTACGAACTGACGGTGTTCCGGCGGTTCCGGCGGAAGGACGCCGACCTGATCACGATGGTCATCGTCTCGCTCGGCCTGGCGCTGATCTTACGCAACGCGGTGCTGTTCCTCGCGGGGTCGAAGAACGTCAGCTACGCGACCGAGCCGGTCCGCGACGTGTTCTGGGACGCCTACCTCTCCGGGTTCGGGCTGACGATCCAGCTGACCCAACGGCGGGCCGGCGAGATCGTGACGCTCGCGCAGTGGGGGTACGCCTGGTGGCTCGCCGCGGCGATCCTCGCGGCGGCCGTCGGCGTCGGCTACGCGGTGTACCGCGAGCGGTCGGCCGGCGAGGGGTTCGACGTCGTCCACCTCGTCGACCCGCGCGTGCTCGGCGTCGGTGCCGGGCTGGCGACGCTGCTCGCGCTCGCCGCGCTGCTGCGGTTCCAGTCGGGCGTCGTCGCGGACCCGCTGGCGTCGACGCGCGTCGGCACCAGCTGGAAGGACGGCACCGTCGTCGTCGTCACCGGGCTGGCGATGCTCGCGCTCAACGTCCTGCTGAAGACGACCAAGCTCGGCAAGGCGATGCGCGCGACCGCCGACAACCTCGACCTCGCGGAGGTGCGCGGCGTCGACGTCGACCGCGTGCAACTGGTGGTCTGGGTCGTCGCGGGCCTGCTCGCCGCCGTCGCCGGCGTCCTCGCCGGCTGGTCGGCGTCGAACGTCAACCCCAACATGGGCTTTTCCCTGCTCCTGCCGGTGTTCGCCGCGGTCATCATGGGCGGCATCCGGTCGCCGTACGGGTCGGCGCTGGCCGGCCTCGTCATCGGCCTCAGCATGGAC
It encodes the following:
- a CDS encoding branched-chain amino acid ABC transporter permease, whose product is MVSTGLLDALTTGLVTGSIIAAGALGLSLIYSIAEVPNFAHGDMITIGAYLALVFNKPAAIPFLPDSVPLVGTTSLAVAGVLAVGLGATFSAGYELTVFRRFRRKDADLITMVIVSLGLALILRNAVLFLAGSKNVSYATEPVRDVFWDAYLSGFGLTIQLTQRRAGEIVTLAQWGYAWWLAAAILAAAVGVGYAVYRERSAGEGFDVVHLVDPRVLGVGAGLATLLALAALLRFQSGVVADPLASTRVGTSWKDGTVVVVTGLAMLALNVLLKTTKLGKAMRATADNLDLAEVRGVDVDRVQLVVWVVAGLLAAVAGVLAGWSASNVNPNMGFSLLLPVFAAVIMGGIRSPYGSALAGLVIGLSMDLGVYFLPPSLAVYREAIAFVILIAVLLVRPEGLWGDV
- a CDS encoding MFS transporter, whose protein sequence is MPVTLRLLPHALVASTGYVLFAVAALPDLLSARLGIGPSAFGLLTSAPLGAFVLVQPLASRLSDRRPTAVVLLWAAAVHVALAAALDLAEGFATLLALRFAWGLVAGLVLSVGATHVARLRRGPGSTLEQGVFGGMLTLGGAAAFLLAGPVVAATGGPGLHAVGIVPGVVALACGLRNRGDRRTAPRVSSNAQASDDSGTSTDGPGGRSARETLATVTNPTVLVAALSYVAVIGSYVTLSTFVTSYFGELGVLGPLNALVLVGATAGRVAGGVAGWRFPGSDATFVVVSVAAAAAGFAALASGPGGRLLVALPFATMVALSVPFGAVFDLAAGATEAEGVALAAVVAAGNVAALVLPPVAGALRETTGGYAGVFGMLALLNGVTAVCAVALAGGRHAEGGR
- a CDS encoding hydantoinase B/oxoprolinase family protein, translated to MVDSVTLEVVRNACAAVCEEMNANLIRTGYSPNIKERRDCSCALFDADGDMIAQAENMPVHLGAMPFSVAAAIDRFPPETLAEGDAILLNDPYHGGAHLPDLTLVTPVFHDGEIVAFAANRAHHADVGGSRAGSVAADSTEIYQEGLRIPPVKLFEGGDPNEAVFELIRSNVRTPDERRGDLRAQEAANQTGSRRFVELVEKYGRATVEEALDEINDYSERRMRAEIAELPDGTYSFADVLDDDGVGNEDLPVEAAVTIDGDEVVVDFEGTAPQTAGPINAVIAVTSSATFYAVRCVTDPDIPPNHGCYRPIEVRAPEGTIVNPRPPAAVVGGNLETSQRVTDVVLGAFAEAVPERVTGAGQGTMNNVTFGGTDPRDGSPYAFYETQGGGFGGRAGKDGMDGVHVHMSNTMNTPVEVLETAYPLRIDRYELREDSGGAGEFRGGLGLRRDITVRGHEARFSLIADRRRHRPYGVDGGDPGAPGDAVLYGGAAGSGDDDGAGEDDVDAAADDGTDEARGEEHLPGKTIRELPPGATVSVRTPGAGGYGPVEERDPEAVRRDVRLGKVSPAAAREEYGVDVDGDEEGDADG